The DNA region CTTAAGCTCGCGCGAGCTGCGCCAGTTGCGCCGCGAGATGCAGATCATCTTTCAAGACCCCTTCGCCTCGCTCAACCCGCGAATGACCGTCGGCGCGATGCTCGGCGAACCGCTGCGCGTGCATCGCCTCGTCGAAGCGCAAGCCGGCGCGCGCGCCACGGGCCAGGCGGTGCGCGAGCGTGTGGCAGAGTTGCTTGAGCTTGTCGGGCTCAGCGCCGATTATCAGGGCCGTTACCCGCACGAGTTTTCCGGCGGCCAGCGCCAGCGCCTTGGCATCGCCCGCGCCCTGGCACTCAACCCGAAGTTCATTGTCTGTGACGAGGCCGTGTCGGCGCTCGACGTTTCGATTCAAGCGCAAATCCTCAACCTGCTCAGCGACCTGCAACAGCACCTCAACCTGACTTACCTGTTCATCGCCCATGACCTGGCGGTCGTCAAGCACATCACTGATCGTGTCGCGGTCATGTATCTCGGCGAGATTGTCGAGGAGGCTGATACGGAAGAGATTTTCGCGCGCCCGCTGCACCCGTACACGCAGGCGCTGCTGGCGGCGATTCCGGTGCCGGTGCCGAAAACGCGCCGCGCGCCGCACAAGCTCGAAGGCGACGCGCCGACGCCCGCCGCCCCGCCCGCCGGGTGCCGCTTTCACACGCGCTGCCCGATGGCCATAGACGACTGCAAG from Blastocatellia bacterium includes:
- a CDS encoding ABC transporter ATP-binding protein, which encodes MDDLLIVENLVKHYPIRKGVVPRVIGQVRAVDGISFTIRRGETLGLVGESGCGKTTAGRTILRLIEPTAGRVVFDGREVFGLSSRELRQLRREMQIIFQDPFASLNPRMTVGAMLGEPLRVHRLVEAQAGARATGQAVRERVAELLELVGLSADYQGRYPHEFSGGQRQRLGIARALALNPKFIVCDEAVSALDVSIQAQILNLLSDLQQHLNLTYLFIAHDLAVVKHITDRVAVMYLGEIVEEADTEEIFARPLHPYTQALLAAIPVPVPKTRRAPHKLEGDAPTPAAPPAGCRFHTRCPMAIDDCKSARPPLTEITPGHRVACIRVE